Genomic window (Candidatus Saccharibacteria bacterium oral taxon 488):
ATACCGTAATCAAAATTACGAATTCCATGTATTAGCTCCTCTCGAATACTATCTGAGAGTTTATAGTATCCGTTGGTTGATGTGTGTTGCTGGTCAATGTAGACTCGCAGAGAAACTGGCTTGTCTGCATCAATCTTGCCAGACACAATTAGCTTCTCTAGCTTGGACTTTATCATTCTCTTTAGGGCGTAGTCTTTGTAGCGATGAATCGATAGCTTGTTTGCCATAATAGATTCATTGACGTCAGACAGCTTTACCGTAGCACTAAGACTATTGAATGACTTGACGCAATTATACAGACTTCTCTTGTATTTAATCTCTAAGCCAGCCGCTTTTAACTCCGACCCCATCGACATGCCGAGACTGGATTTTATCTCTCGGGACATTGTTTTGAACTGCTCTCTTGCTGCAATACGCTCATGATTATCCAAGAACAGATATCCAGCGTATATAAAATAATCATGCCCAGAATTAAGAGAGAAAACACCAGAATCATCTAGGTATATCGATATTTCTTGATACTCTTTATCACTCATATTAGTAATAATTATAACATTTTTCGTAAAAATGTTTGAGAATCCAAAAAGCTCATGATATGGTGAATATGTAATAGCCACGAGCGGTAATGCCGCAGTAGGCTCGCAGAGAAATCTGGGGGCTTTTTATTTTGGAAAAGAAATTATGAAAGCAAGCGACTTAGGTAAAGACTATCAAGAATCAAGGAC
Coding sequences:
- a CDS encoding DUF3800 domain-containing protein; the encoded protein is MSDKEYQEISIYLDDSGVFSLNSGHDYFIYAGYLFLDNHERIAAREQFKTMSREIKSSLGMSMGSELKAAGLEIKYKRSLYNCVKSFNSLSATVKLSDVNESIMANKLSIHRYKDYALKRMIKSKLEKLIVSGKIDADKPVSLRVYIDQQHTSTNGYYKLSDSIREELIHGIRNFDYGMFYPPILFADFKISIKFCDSSLDYLVQASDILANRLWYGRNFNRPKLYTNIPYHNDILLP